TGGGCTTTTCAACCTTTCTCAATTCTCCGTCACAAATCAATGCGTATTCCTTCCCGTCCAAACCCATGACGACAAAGTATTTGTCCTTATCTCTTCCTGCTTTCGAACGTACTATTTGCCCCAGAATAATTCTTTCTGACTCCAATGATGTTCACCTCATTTTAGCTTATATGACTGTCAGGATCTCGGGGCCTTTATCCAGTATGACAATGGTGTTTTCATAATGAGCAGATAAACTTCCGTCTGCAGTAACCACAGTCCATTCATCTGAAAGAGTTTTAACCTGGTAACCGCCCATATTTACCATGGGCTCTATTGCAAGGCACATACCCTTAACAAGTCTTACACCCCTTCCAGGTCTTCCGTAATTGGGGACCTGGGGGTCTTCGTGCATGGCTCTGCCTATGCCATGGCCAACATAATCCCGGACTATTGAAAATCCATGCTTCTCCACATATACCTGTATGGCATGGGATATGTCCTCCAGCCTTTTTCCTATTCGGGCATTTTCAATGCCCTTAAAGAAGCTTTCTTGTGTGACATCAATCAATTTTCGGGCCTCTTTTGACACTGTTCCAACAGGATATGTTCTTGCTGCATCGCTGTAGAAGCCATTAATCATTGCGCCGCAATCTATGCTGACTATGTCTCCTTCATTAAGTATCCTGTCGCCTGGGATGCCATGCACAACCTCTTCATTGATTGATATGCACAAAGTGGCCGGAAAGCCGTACAGTCCTTTAAAAGCCGGAATAGCATTTTGCCCTAGGATAAACTGTTCAGCAAAATTATCGATATATGCTGTAGTAACACCAGGTTTGATTACCTCTCTAACCTTTTCAAGTGTCATAGCTACGACTTTTCCTGCTTGTTTCATATATATAATATCATTATCGGATTTTATCACAATCATCTTAACCGCTCCCCAAAAATTCGCAAATATCTTTACATTCCTAATATCTTGCTCTCAATCTACTTAGGGTGAAGCCCTATTTCAGCAGTAGTCAATCAAGGGAGCAGTTTAACTTGTATATACCTTAGACTCATTTCCCAATAATTAGTTATTACCTGTCAAGATATATGACACAGTCAAGCTGTGTACCCATTTCATAAGCATATCCCTGCCTCATGAGGCTTAAAAGCCTCATGATAAAATCATCCCCAATTTTTGAACAATTAAATCAGAATGGCGAATATATGCTATTTTAGGAATCCCTGATAATGTCTCATGGTCATCTGAGCTTCCAACTGTTTAGCCAGTTCAAGAGCAGTACCTACAACTATCAGAATTGATGTACCTCCAAAGTACAGGTCTTTAAGTCCGGTAAACTTATCCAGAAAATAAGGAGTAAGGGCTATAATACCTGCAAAAGTTCCACCTATCAGAGTTATACGGTTTAATATAGACTGAACATAGTCTGCAGTTGGCTTCCCGGGTCTTATACCGGGTATAAATCCGCCGTTCTTCTTCATGTTCTCCGCCATTTCCTTTGTGTTAAAGGTTATGCCGGTATAGAACCATGTAAAGAATATTACCAGCAGGAAGTATATTATGATGTACAGCCAACTGTCAGTCCCGAATATCCCGCCTTTATTGAAGGCAGACACCCATCCCGCATTAGGAACAAATGCTGCTATTGTAGCCGGGAACTGCATTATGGACATTGCAAATATTATTGCAATTACGCTGGACGAGCTTACGCTGATTGGTATGTGAGTACTCTGACCACCGTACATTTTTCTTCCTACCATCTTTTTAGCATACTGTACAGGTATCCTGCGTTCTGCAAGGTCCATTGTCACAACGGCAATAATGCTTATTAAGGCAAAAGCAATGAAAATTATTACTTCAAACCAATCTGCAGTGCCGGCGGATACAAGTCCGCTGATCTGGAAACCCATGCTGGGATACCTGGATATAATACTTGTGAAAATAAGCAGCGATATACCATTGCCTATTCCCTTGTCGGTAATCTGCTCACCCAGCCACATAAGGAAGGATGTACCGGCAACAAGTGTAATTATTATTATGAACAAATGGAATGGAGAATCTTTAATAATAGCTCCCTGGCTTCTTATAAGAAGTGTCAGGCCAAAGGCTTGAATAGTTCCAAGCACAATAGTTCCGTATCTCGTTATTTGAGCTATTTTCTTTCTTCCATCTTCACCTTCTTTTGACATTTGCTCCAGTTTCGGAATAGCAATTGTCAAAAGGTTTATTATAATTGAAGAGTTGATGTATGGAACTATACCCATTGCAAAAATAGTAAAGTTTTTAAATGCTCCGCCTGACAGTATATCGAAAAAGCCGAATAAGGCTCCCTGAGAGACAAATTGCTGTACCACGTCGGTATTTATATATGGTACAGGAATAAAGGCCCCTCCCCTGTATACTACAAGCATTATTACAACGAATATAAGTCGTCTTCTAAGATCCGGTATTTTCCAAGCGTTGCGCAAAGTTGACAACAACTATATCACCTCTACTTTTCCTCCAGCTGCTTCTATCTTCTGTGCGGCTGAAGAGGTAAACTTATGGGCTTTTACTGTCAAGCTCTTTGAAATCTCACCGTTCCCAAGTATCTTTATGCCGTCTAATGTCTTTTTTATTATATTATTTTCAAGAAGCGTTTCAGGAGTAACTGTAGCTCCGGCCTCAAACACGTCTAAATCTGATATTTTAACTTCTGCATATTCTTTTGCAAAAATATTGGTGAAACCTCTCTTAGGAAGTCTTCTGTGTAGTGGCATCTGACCTCCTTCAAATCCCGGCCTTACACCGCCGCCTGAACGTGATTTCTGACCGGTCTGTCCTCTGCCGCCGGTTTTACCCTGGCCTGAACCTGTTCCTCTG
This window of the Oxobacter pfennigii genome carries:
- the secY gene encoding preprotein translocase subunit SecY — protein: MLSTLRNAWKIPDLRRRLIFVVIMLVVYRGGAFIPVPYINTDVVQQFVSQGALFGFFDILSGGAFKNFTIFAMGIVPYINSSIIINLLTIAIPKLEQMSKEGEDGRKKIAQITRYGTIVLGTIQAFGLTLLIRSQGAIIKDSPFHLFIIIITLVAGTSFLMWLGEQITDKGIGNGISLLIFTSIISRYPSMGFQISGLVSAGTADWFEVIIFIAFALISIIAVVTMDLAERRIPVQYAKKMVGRKMYGGQSTHIPISVSSSSVIAIIFAMSIMQFPATIAAFVPNAGWVSAFNKGGIFGTDSWLYIIIYFLLVIFFTWFYTGITFNTKEMAENMKKNGGFIPGIRPGKPTADYVQSILNRITLIGGTFAGIIALTPYFLDKFTGLKDLYFGGTSILIVVGTALELAKQLEAQMTMRHYQGFLK
- the rplO gene encoding 50S ribosomal protein L15 — its product is MKLHELKPTAGATKTPKRKGRGTGSGQGKTGGRGQTGQKSRSGGGVRPGFEGGQMPLHRRLPKRGFTNIFAKEYAEVKISDLDVFEAGATVTPETLLENNIIKKTLDGIKILGNGEISKSLTVKAHKFTSSAAQKIEAAGGKVEVI
- the map gene encoding type I methionyl aminopeptidase, with amino-acid sequence MIVIKSDNDIIYMKQAGKVVAMTLEKVREVIKPGVTTAYIDNFAEQFILGQNAIPAFKGLYGFPATLCISINEEVVHGIPGDRILNEGDIVSIDCGAMINGFYSDAARTYPVGTVSKEARKLIDVTQESFFKGIENARIGKRLEDISHAIQVYVEKHGFSIVRDYVGHGIGRAMHEDPQVPNYGRPGRGVRLVKGMCLAIEPMVNMGGYQVKTLSDEWTVVTADGSLSAHYENTIVILDKGPEILTVI
- a CDS encoding KOW domain-containing RNA-binding protein, which encodes MESERIILGQIVRSKAGRDKDKYFVVMGLDGKEYALICDGELRKVEKPKRKKIKHLDVHNHVAHDVKAKIESNMRISNGDIKNSLKSLGLID